From one Azospirillum sp. TSH100 genomic stretch:
- a CDS encoding ATP-binding protein — MSFLIRLLLFVLLALLPVCALEVWNQIDLRRERSEEIHDHARQLLSLLGGEQQRLVEGVRQMLELLSETTSAQTLDATGCQALLTRTAARIPEYLTVNLTGADGIILCSTNPGLRGRTIADRMHVRAALESGGFTVGEFIRQRHDGKPAMPFGLPIRRNNADGRTIGVVTALIDLGWLERYLSEHPLPDNAALMVADGNGVVLAHAPAMPGAVGMPLPPRFRPLLDADSVGTAQLMGIDGVERVFAYVPLSAGVRHIFVAIGIDHDAAMSGIDDALERSLVWIAATLLLGLLAAFLIARRHLYQPVAALIAATERWRAGDHSVRVGAVDGPEMSRLGLAFDALVADLDRQMQANDEASAAFRASEERTRALVENAPHMMWVNRPDGTLEYVNAAFRAYTGRMTTEANRMDDLHPEDVERIQAVRRSAIPSGLPHTYELRLRRADGAYRWHLSRTHPIHQGGRIIAWFGGAVDIHDIHRARDAAEEAGRSKSRFLAAASHDLRQPMQSILLFAEVLRPHLSEGPGLDALGRLQHGLEILKGLLDGLLDISRLDAGIVAPQLEEFHTSDLLRNLNDAYAPLAHEKGLGWRVMPCHTVIRSDRVLLGRMLRNLVENAIRYTDQGEVSVECRVEADHLVIGVHDTGCGIPTDQIDRVFEELYQVDNPERDRNQGLGLGLAIVRRLSDLLDHPVTVRSQPGEGSLFSIAVPLAEQGFAQASQAGETAPADMAPAAPEREEREERRLAVVVDDDPIVLAGMESLLRAWRFDVIAAESADLAIEELEGDGRRPDILVVDYRLRDKRIGTEAILRIRAMHGMEIPGLIVTGEIGTEPQNDALTHGFDLLHKPVTPRNLAAALSRHLAAADGDARFPAANAAL, encoded by the coding sequence ATGAGCTTCCTGATCCGCCTGCTGCTGTTCGTCTTGCTGGCTCTGCTGCCGGTCTGTGCGCTGGAGGTCTGGAACCAGATCGATCTGCGCCGCGAGCGATCGGAGGAAATCCACGACCATGCGCGGCAACTGCTCAGCCTGCTGGGCGGCGAGCAGCAGCGGCTGGTCGAAGGCGTACGCCAGATGCTGGAACTGCTGTCGGAAACGACCTCGGCACAGACCCTGGACGCGACGGGATGTCAGGCGCTGCTGACGCGCACCGCCGCGCGGATCCCTGAATATCTGACCGTCAACCTCACAGGGGCGGACGGGATCATTCTTTGCTCAACCAATCCGGGCCTGCGCGGTCGGACCATCGCCGATCGGATGCATGTGCGCGCCGCCCTGGAAAGCGGTGGCTTCACCGTCGGTGAATTCATCCGGCAGCGGCACGATGGCAAACCGGCAATGCCGTTCGGCCTGCCGATCCGGCGTAATAACGCCGATGGCCGGACGATCGGCGTGGTCACGGCGCTGATCGATCTCGGTTGGCTCGAACGCTACCTGTCGGAACATCCGCTGCCCGACAACGCCGCGCTGATGGTCGCCGACGGCAATGGTGTCGTGCTGGCCCATGCGCCCGCAATGCCGGGGGCGGTCGGCATGCCTCTGCCGCCCCGCTTCCGCCCTCTGCTCGACGCCGATTCGGTGGGCACGGCCCAATTGATGGGGATCGACGGGGTGGAGCGGGTGTTTGCCTATGTTCCTCTGTCGGCCGGGGTCCGGCACATCTTCGTGGCCATCGGCATCGACCATGACGCGGCGATGAGCGGCATCGACGACGCGTTGGAGCGGTCGCTGGTGTGGATCGCCGCCACGCTGCTGCTCGGCCTGCTGGCGGCGTTCCTGATTGCCAGGCGGCACCTCTATCAGCCGGTCGCCGCCCTGATCGCGGCGACGGAGCGTTGGCGGGCCGGCGACCATTCCGTCCGTGTCGGCGCGGTGGACGGTCCGGAGATGAGCCGTCTCGGGTTGGCGTTCGACGCGCTGGTCGCCGATCTCGACCGGCAGATGCAGGCCAATGACGAGGCATCCGCCGCCTTCCGGGCCAGCGAGGAACGGACGCGTGCGCTGGTGGAGAACGCCCCTCACATGATGTGGGTGAACCGGCCCGACGGCACGTTGGAGTATGTCAATGCCGCCTTCCGCGCCTATACCGGCCGCATGACGACCGAGGCCAACCGGATGGACGATCTGCATCCGGAGGATGTCGAGCGAATTCAGGCGGTCCGGCGGTCGGCGATTCCCTCCGGCCTGCCGCACACGTATGAACTGCGCCTGCGCCGTGCCGACGGCGCCTACCGATGGCATCTCAGCCGTACTCATCCGATCCACCAGGGCGGCCGTATCATCGCGTGGTTCGGCGGCGCCGTAGACATCCACGACATTCACCGCGCCCGCGACGCGGCGGAGGAGGCCGGCCGGTCAAAGAGCCGCTTTCTGGCCGCCGCCAGCCACGATCTGCGTCAGCCGATGCAGTCGATCCTGCTGTTCGCCGAGGTGCTGCGCCCGCATCTGAGCGAGGGGCCCGGTCTGGACGCGCTCGGCCGGCTCCAGCATGGGCTTGAAATCCTCAAAGGGCTGCTGGACGGCCTGCTCGACATCTCCCGCCTCGACGCCGGCATCGTTGCGCCGCAGCTGGAGGAGTTCCACACCTCCGACCTGTTGAGAAATCTGAATGACGCTTACGCCCCGCTGGCTCATGAAAAGGGCCTGGGATGGCGGGTGATGCCCTGTCACACCGTGATCCGCAGCGACCGGGTGCTGCTCGGCCGCATGCTGCGCAATCTGGTCGAGAACGCCATCCGCTACACCGACCAGGGCGAGGTATCGGTCGAGTGCCGCGTCGAGGCCGATCATCTGGTGATCGGGGTGCACGATACCGGATGCGGCATCCCGACCGACCAGATCGACCGGGTGTTCGAGGAGCTTTATCAGGTCGACAATCCCGAGCGTGACCGCAACCAGGGGCTTGGTCTTGGGCTGGCGATCGTCCGCCGTCTGTCCGACCTGCTGGACCATCCCGTCACGGTCCGCTCGCAACCCGGCGAGGGCTCGCTGTTCAGCATCGCGGTGCCGTTGGCGGAACAGGGCTTCGCCCAGGCGTCACAAGCGGGGGAAACGGCGCCCGCCGACATGGCACCGGCAGCGCCCGAGCGGGAGGAGCGGGAAGAACGGCGGCTGGCGGTGGTGGTGGACGACGACCCCATCGTGCTGGCGGGAATGGAGAGTCTGCTGCGCGCCTGGAGGTTCGACGTGATCGCCGCCGAGTCCGCCGATCTTGCGATCGAGGAACTGGAAGGGGATGGACGGCGACCGGACATCCTCGTCGTCGACTACCGCTTGCGGGACAAGCGCATCGGCACGGAGGCGATCCTCCGCATCCGGGCGATGCATGGCATGGAGATTCCCGGCCTGATCGTCACCGGGGAGATCGGCACGGAGCCGCAGAACGATGCCCTCACCCATGGCTTCGACCTGCTGCACAAGCCGGTCACCCCCCGCAACCTGGCTGCCGCGCTCAGCCGTCACCTGGCGGCGGCGGACGGGGACGCACGCTTCCCGGCCGCCAATGCGGCTTTGTGA
- a CDS encoding ATPase domain-containing protein: MPKPIPIEKVQTGIPEFDLILRGGLPRGRIHLLEGAPGTGKTTIALQLLIQARSDGRKGLYITLSENAAELETTAASHGWSLDGFPVFDIVPIEAQLDRQQSVLYPSEVELGETIRLIIDRIERENPEILVIDTVSELRLLAQDQLSYRRQILALKQFLQGRRCTTLILDDLTHQDGTTDLHSLAHSVIVLEQIERTYGAARRRLRIAKMRGADYQSGWHDFAITRSNVLVFPSLIAEEHRSDFEPATMESGLPALDELMGGGLTHGTTTMLVGPSGVGKSSIALQYVTAAFKRGEHAAYFSFDENFKTLELRSIALGIDIKDAVEQNRVGWQRANPSRLSPGQFVWQVRREVEDRGARIVVIDSLNSYLSTMPEEKALTLQMHELLTYLNNKGVVTILVLAQQGIIGDVQNPVDLSFMSDTVVLLRFFEAGGEVRKAISVVKKRTGIHELSIREFRLFPDGMQVGPRLMDFRGVLTGVPDYRGPAEPLLNGRGEAG, translated from the coding sequence GTGCCCAAGCCGATCCCGATCGAGAAAGTGCAGACCGGAATTCCCGAATTCGATCTGATTTTGCGCGGCGGGTTGCCGCGAGGACGAATACATCTTCTGGAGGGCGCACCCGGCACGGGCAAGACGACCATTGCCTTGCAGCTTCTGATCCAGGCGCGCAGCGACGGCAGGAAAGGGCTGTACATCACCCTGTCGGAAAACGCGGCGGAGCTGGAGACGACCGCCGCCAGCCACGGCTGGTCGCTTGACGGCTTTCCGGTGTTCGACATCGTGCCCATCGAAGCGCAGCTGGATCGCCAGCAGAGCGTGCTCTACCCGTCCGAGGTCGAGCTTGGCGAGACCATTCGTCTGATCATCGACCGCATCGAGCGGGAAAATCCGGAAATTCTCGTGATCGACACGGTGTCGGAACTGCGGCTGCTCGCCCAGGACCAGCTCAGCTACCGCCGGCAGATCCTGGCCCTGAAGCAGTTCCTCCAGGGCCGCCGCTGCACCACTCTGATCCTCGATGACCTGACCCATCAGGACGGCACGACCGATCTGCACAGTCTGGCGCACAGCGTGATCGTGCTGGAACAGATCGAACGCACCTATGGCGCGGCGCGGCGGCGGCTGCGCATCGCCAAGATGCGGGGGGCGGATTACCAGAGCGGCTGGCATGATTTCGCCATCACCAGATCCAATGTCCTGGTCTTCCCCAGCCTGATCGCCGAGGAGCACAGGAGCGACTTCGAGCCGGCCACCATGGAAAGCGGCCTGCCAGCCCTGGACGAGCTGATGGGCGGTGGCCTGACGCACGGCACCACCACGATGCTGGTGGGGCCGTCGGGCGTCGGCAAATCGTCGATCGCGCTGCAATATGTCACCGCGGCATTCAAGCGCGGCGAGCACGCCGCCTACTTCTCCTTCGACGAGAATTTCAAGACTCTGGAGTTGCGCAGCATTGCGCTCGGCATCGACATCAAGGATGCGGTCGAGCAGAACCGGGTCGGCTGGCAGCGCGCCAACCCGTCCCGCCTGTCGCCCGGGCAATTCGTCTGGCAGGTCCGCCGCGAGGTCGAGGACCGCGGCGCCCGCATCGTCGTGATCGACAGCCTGAACTCCTATCTCAGCACCATGCCGGAGGAGAAGGCGCTGACGCTCCAGATGCACGAGCTGCTGACCTATCTGAACAACAAGGGCGTGGTGACCATCCTGGTCCTGGCCCAGCAGGGAATCATCGGCGACGTGCAGAATCCGGTGGATCTGTCCTTCATGAGCGACACGGTGGTCCTGCTGCGCTTCTTCGAGGCCGGGGGCGAAGTGCGCAAGGCGATCTCCGTGGTCAAGAAGCGCACCGGCATCCACGAACTGTCGATCCGCGAGTTCCGCCTGTTCCCGGACGGAATGCAGGTGGGGCCGCGCCTGATGGACTTCCGCGGCGTGCTGACGGGGGTGCCGGACTATCGGGGCCCGGCGGAACCGCTGCTCAATGGTCGGGGCGAAGCCGGGTGA
- a CDS encoding response regulator, translated as MRGSILVLAPEGRDAEVIGSVLAEIGLAARPCADLPELCRGLGDGTTALVLSEGALTDIGPLGAWLEAQPRWSDLPIVILTARRSRQAGRGRQAFFQSLGNVTLLDRPLHREALQSAAQAALRSRERQYRTRSHLEEITQATSRLEERVAERTRDLQAEMADRRRAEDQLHQAQKMEALGQLTGGVAHDFNNLLQGIVSCLAVLAPTVPDGIPRELFEAANRSIERGSRLTQSLLSFARRQTLMPEPTDLGELLTGMSSLLERSLGGQISVMIEVPPGLPAALIDRAQLESAILNLAINARDAMPAGGRLSLTAFVAEIAGGDAGRPPDGLAELQPGTYVAVRVADTGTGIDPSVLPHVFEPFFTTKPLDKGSGLGLSMVQGMATQSGGGVRIDSTPGGGTVITLYLPSVAAVAGRPELTVTVVEHGHGRTILLVEDDAIVRMGTMALLESLGHRIIEAESGESALALLRDGAEVDALVTDFAMPGMNGAEVVRNVRQLRPGMPALIVTGYADTPDLGEAVRLLRKPFSPHQIADQLAAMLPAEEPG; from the coding sequence ATGCGCGGGTCCATCCTTGTTCTGGCGCCCGAGGGCCGGGATGCCGAGGTGATCGGTTCGGTGCTGGCCGAGATCGGTCTGGCGGCGCGGCCCTGCGCCGATCTGCCGGAGCTTTGCCGCGGCCTTGGCGACGGGACCACGGCGCTGGTGCTTTCCGAAGGGGCGCTGACCGACATCGGGCCGCTGGGCGCATGGCTGGAGGCGCAGCCGCGCTGGTCCGACCTGCCCATCGTGATCCTGACCGCGCGGCGCAGCCGTCAGGCCGGGCGGGGCCGGCAGGCCTTCTTCCAGTCGCTCGGCAACGTCACGCTGCTGGACCGTCCGCTGCATCGCGAGGCATTGCAGAGTGCGGCGCAGGCCGCCTTGCGCAGCAGGGAGCGCCAGTACCGTACCCGCAGCCACTTGGAGGAGATCACCCAGGCCACCAGCCGGCTGGAGGAACGGGTGGCGGAGCGGACGCGGGACTTGCAGGCCGAGATGGCCGATCGACGGCGGGCGGAGGACCAGCTGCATCAGGCGCAGAAGATGGAGGCGCTGGGGCAGCTGACCGGCGGTGTGGCGCATGACTTCAACAACCTGCTCCAGGGCATCGTCAGCTGCCTTGCCGTGCTGGCCCCCACGGTTCCCGACGGCATCCCGCGCGAGCTGTTCGAGGCGGCCAACCGCTCGATCGAGCGCGGTTCTCGGCTGACCCAGTCGCTGCTGTCCTTCGCCCGTCGCCAGACGCTGATGCCCGAGCCCACCGATTTGGGAGAGCTGCTGACCGGCATGAGTTCCCTTCTGGAACGCTCCCTGGGCGGCCAGATCAGCGTCATGATCGAGGTGCCGCCTGGACTTCCGGCGGCGCTGATCGACCGGGCGCAGCTTGAATCCGCCATCCTGAACCTTGCCATCAATGCCCGCGACGCCATGCCGGCCGGTGGGCGGCTGTCCCTGACGGCCTTTGTCGCCGAGATTGCTGGTGGAGACGCGGGCAGGCCGCCGGACGGGTTGGCGGAGTTGCAGCCGGGGACCTATGTGGCGGTCCGGGTGGCGGACACCGGCACCGGCATCGATCCGTCGGTGCTGCCGCATGTCTTCGAGCCCTTCTTCACCACCAAGCCGCTCGACAAGGGATCGGGACTTGGGCTGTCGATGGTCCAGGGCATGGCGACCCAGTCCGGCGGCGGTGTCCGCATCGACAGCACCCCCGGTGGCGGAACGGTCATAACCCTCTATCTGCCCAGCGTCGCGGCCGTGGCCGGCCGGCCGGAGCTGACGGTCACCGTGGTCGAACACGGTCATGGCCGAACCATCCTGCTGGTGGAGGACGACGCCATCGTGCGGATGGGGACGATGGCGCTGCTGGAAAGCCTGGGTCACCGGATCATCGAGGCGGAGAGCGGCGAGAGCGCCCTGGCCCTGCTGCGCGACGGCGCGGAGGTGGACGCCCTGGTCACGGACTTCGCCATGCCCGGCATGAACGGGGCCGAGGTGGTGCGCAATGTCCGGCAGCTGCGTCCGGGGATGCCGGCGCTGATCGTCACCGGCTATGCCGACACGCCGGATTTGGGGGAGGCCGTGCGCCTGCTGCGCAAGCCCTTCTCGCCGCACCAGATCGCCGACCAACTGGCGGCCATGCTCCCGGCCGAGGAACCAGGGTGA
- a CDS encoding LysR family transcriptional regulator codes for MQHDLGDLNAFVAVARARGFREAAKGGNVSASSLSEAVRRLEAQFGVRLFNRTTRSVVPTEAGERLLARLEPALREVDAALDVVNGYRDQVAGTLRLNVPVSVARLVLPSILPSFHAAYPEIRVEVMGEDSFVDVLAAGCDAGIRYDERLEQDMIAVPIGPRRQRFAAAASPSYLDAHGRPGHPRDLMTHACMRGRFASGAMPLWEFERDGELIKLDPTGPLVVGPGGIMELAIDAAIGGVGVVYLFEQWLRPHLDSGTLEPVLESWWPSFSGPFLYYPGRRLVPAPLRAFLDFIRTRAVAR; via the coding sequence CGCCCGCGGTTTTCGCGAGGCGGCGAAGGGAGGCAATGTCAGCGCCTCCTCTCTCAGCGAAGCGGTGCGACGGCTGGAGGCGCAGTTCGGCGTCCGGCTGTTCAACCGGACCACCCGCAGCGTGGTGCCGACGGAGGCGGGCGAACGCCTGCTGGCCCGGCTGGAGCCCGCCCTGCGCGAGGTGGATGCCGCTCTCGACGTGGTGAACGGCTACCGCGACCAGGTGGCGGGCACCCTTCGCCTCAATGTCCCGGTCAGCGTGGCGCGGTTGGTGCTGCCGTCGATCCTGCCGTCCTTCCATGCCGCCTATCCCGAGATCCGGGTGGAGGTGATGGGCGAGGACAGCTTCGTCGATGTCCTGGCCGCCGGATGCGATGCCGGCATCCGTTATGACGAGCGGCTGGAGCAGGACATGATCGCGGTTCCCATCGGTCCCCGCCGCCAGCGCTTCGCGGCTGCAGCCTCACCCTCCTATCTCGACGCACACGGACGGCCGGGCCATCCGCGCGACCTGATGACCCACGCCTGCATGCGCGGCCGCTTCGCCAGCGGCGCCATGCCGCTGTGGGAATTCGAGCGCGATGGGGAGTTGATCAAGCTCGACCCTACCGGGCCGCTGGTGGTTGGGCCGGGTGGAATCATGGAGCTCGCCATCGATGCCGCCATCGGCGGCGTCGGTGTCGTTTACCTGTTCGAGCAATGGCTGCGCCCGCATCTGGACAGCGGTACGCTGGAACCCGTGCTCGAATCCTGGTGGCCGTCCTTTTCCGGGCCATTCCTCTATTATCCGGGACGGCGTCTGGTGCCGGCCCCCTTGCGGGCCTTCCTGGATTTCATCAGGACCAGAGCCGTCGCCCGATAA